From a single Paenibacillus sp. FSL R5-0345 genomic region:
- a CDS encoding response regulator — protein MLRAIIVDDEELSLKRLKRILSQSGEIEVYDTFLDPTEAYEFVKGNSIDVAFLDISMPDTNGMKLSALLHALDESIDVVFVTGYDEYALQAFELSAVDYLLKPVTAQRLSKTVDKIKKMNKGVTVQPVIEVLLFNGLKIYRRTQDRVPIKLRSPKTEELFAFLISKGTVSREEIIDTLWSGLEPEKALKNLNSTLYYIRKAIGTSFIKTSRNEISIEERSIYCDLYEFERLLKQIRQGSKKHSEWFNQVETLYSGAFLKGKAYDWASGKTGRLEQDFIGLLELAARLHMDQNERQQSLHYFERILKLDPLREDIHQEIIHLYIELGRMNEAYRRYGQLEETLQQELGTSPDPKLKALIMKMMN, from the coding sequence ATGCTGCGAGCCATTATCGTAGATGATGAAGAATTATCACTAAAGCGTTTAAAAAGGATATTGTCTCAGAGTGGAGAGATTGAAGTATACGATACTTTTCTGGATCCGACGGAAGCTTATGAATTTGTGAAGGGGAATTCGATAGATGTAGCATTTTTGGACATTTCTATGCCTGACACGAATGGGATGAAGCTCTCCGCCCTTTTGCATGCATTAGATGAATCGATAGATGTAGTTTTTGTTACAGGGTATGACGAATACGCACTGCAAGCCTTTGAACTGAGCGCTGTGGATTATCTGCTGAAGCCTGTTACTGCGCAGCGTTTATCAAAAACTGTGGATAAGATCAAAAAAATGAATAAAGGTGTGACGGTTCAACCTGTCATAGAAGTTCTTTTATTTAATGGACTTAAGATATACCGCCGTACACAAGACAGAGTGCCTATCAAGCTAAGAAGCCCAAAAACGGAGGAATTGTTTGCCTTTTTGATTAGTAAAGGAACGGTTAGCCGAGAAGAAATTATCGACACCTTATGGAGTGGGTTAGAGCCTGAAAAAGCACTTAAGAATCTGAACTCTACCCTGTATTATATTCGAAAAGCAATCGGTACTAGCTTTATTAAGACCAGTAGAAACGAAATTAGTATAGAGGAACGAAGCATTTATTGTGATTTGTATGAGTTTGAGCGTTTACTGAAGCAAATTAGACAAGGCTCTAAAAAACATTCAGAATGGTTCAATCAAGTAGAAACACTGTATTCGGGGGCCTTTCTTAAAGGAAAAGCATACGATTGGGCTAGTGGGAAGACAGGCCGACTTGAACAAGATTTTATTGGACTGCTGGAACTAGCGGCTAGATTGCACATGGATCAGAACGAGCGTCAACAATCGCTGCATTACTTTGAGCGAATATTGAAATTGGATCCCTTGAGAGAAGATATCCATCAGGAAATCATCCATTTGTATATTGAACTAGGGCGAATGAATGAAGCTTATCGACGATATGGGCAATTGGAAGAGACCCTTCAACAGGAGCTTGGAACTTCACCTGATCCTAAGCTCAAAGCGTTGATTATGAAGATGATGAACTAG